From the genome of Naumannella halotolerans, one region includes:
- a CDS encoding LCP family protein, whose protein sequence is MLLVAWLAFLIGTPLYAWTQTIRIEAMPDGERPADQPGTLWVLIGSDSRDDLSEEEKAELSTGDSEGQRTDTIMLLYRPTFGDPALISVPRDSWVEIPGHGNNKINAAFAIGGAPLLVETIEHNTGLRVDHFGEIGFSGFAGMVDAVGGIEICPEDAIEDPKAGLDIEAGCQEADGATALGYVRTRYEDPTGDLGRTARQREVLGKIARKVVSPLTLINPLRWWGVNMAAAGSFGVDEDAGPFGIGLLGAALLGTTGDGLTLIVPISDPDYRTSGGASAVLWDDEQAQVMFEAIADGDTAELEQFKE, encoded by the coding sequence ATGTTGCTGGTGGCCTGGCTGGCCTTCCTGATCGGTACGCCGCTGTACGCCTGGACCCAGACCATCCGGATCGAGGCCATGCCCGACGGTGAGCGTCCGGCCGATCAACCCGGCACCTTGTGGGTGCTGATCGGCTCCGACAGCCGCGACGACCTCAGCGAGGAGGAGAAGGCAGAGCTCAGCACCGGTGACAGCGAGGGCCAGCGGACCGACACGATCATGCTGCTGTACCGGCCCACCTTCGGCGATCCGGCACTGATCTCGGTCCCCCGCGACTCCTGGGTGGAGATCCCCGGGCACGGGAACAACAAGATCAACGCCGCCTTCGCCATCGGCGGTGCGCCGTTGCTGGTGGAGACGATCGAGCACAACACCGGCCTACGCGTGGACCACTTCGGTGAGATCGGGTTCAGCGGCTTCGCCGGCATGGTCGACGCCGTCGGCGGCATCGAGATCTGCCCCGAGGATGCGATCGAGGATCCGAAGGCCGGTCTGGACATCGAGGCCGGCTGCCAGGAGGCCGACGGCGCCACCGCCCTGGGCTATGTCCGTACCCGGTACGAGGACCCGACCGGCGATCTCGGCCGGACTGCCCGGCAGCGCGAGGTGCTGGGCAAGATCGCCCGCAAGGTCGTCTCTCCGCTGACCTTGATCAACCCGTTGCGCTGGTGGGGCGTGAACATGGCTGCTGCCGGCTCCTTCGGTGTCGATGAGGACGCCGGCCCGTTCGGCATCGGCCTGCTGGGTGCCGCGCTGCTCGGCACCACCGGTGACGGACTGACGCTGATCGTACCGATCAGCGATCCCGACTACCGCACCTCCGGTGGTGCCTCGGCGGTGCTGTGGGACGACGAGCAGGCGCAGGTGATGTTCGAGGCGATCGCCGACGGTGACACCGCCGAGCTGGAACAGTTCAAGGAATGA
- a CDS encoding acyl-CoA dehydrogenase family protein: MYRPSEDHEAFREAVREICDAKVAPNAAEVDENAEFPQASYDALRKADFHAPHIPEEYGGVGADALATVIVIEEVARACVSSSLIPAVNKLGTMPLLISASEELKKTVLPPVAAGEAMFSYCLSEPEAGSDAASMTTRATRSGDGWELNGVKRWITNAGESGYYTVFAVTDPDARSRGISAFVVAKSDEGVSFGAPEKKLGIKGSPTREVYLDKVFVGDDRLIGEPGTGFGTAMKTLDHTRVTIAAQAIGVAQGALDYALGYVQERKQFGKAIADFQGLQFMIADMGMKLEAARQLTYVAAAKSERKDADLTYFGAAAKCFASDVAMEITTDAVQLLGGYGYTKDYPVERMMRDAKITQIYEGTNQVQRIVMARQLLAGLPKV, translated from the coding sequence ATGTACCGCCCGAGTGAGGACCACGAGGCTTTCCGCGAGGCCGTGCGGGAGATCTGCGATGCCAAGGTGGCGCCGAACGCCGCCGAGGTCGACGAGAACGCCGAGTTCCCGCAGGCCTCCTATGACGCCTTGCGCAAGGCCGACTTCCATGCCCCGCACATTCCGGAGGAGTACGGGGGCGTCGGCGCCGACGCCCTGGCCACCGTGATCGTGATCGAGGAGGTGGCCCGTGCCTGCGTCTCCAGTTCGCTGATCCCGGCGGTCAACAAGCTGGGGACCATGCCGCTGCTGATCAGTGCCTCGGAGGAACTGAAGAAGACCGTGCTGCCGCCGGTGGCTGCCGGTGAGGCGATGTTCTCCTACTGCCTGTCCGAGCCCGAGGCCGGATCCGATGCTGCCTCGATGACCACCCGGGCCACCCGCAGCGGTGACGGGTGGGAGCTCAACGGGGTGAAGCGGTGGATCACCAATGCCGGTGAATCGGGGTACTACACCGTCTTCGCCGTCACCGATCCCGACGCACGCTCCCGTGGCATCAGCGCCTTCGTCGTCGCCAAGTCCGACGAAGGGGTCAGCTTCGGCGCCCCGGAGAAGAAGCTCGGGATCAAGGGATCGCCGACCCGGGAGGTCTACCTCGACAAGGTCTTCGTCGGTGACGACAGGCTGATCGGTGAGCCCGGAACCGGTTTCGGTACCGCCATGAAGACCCTCGACCACACCCGGGTGACGATCGCCGCCCAGGCCATCGGCGTCGCCCAGGGCGCTCTCGACTACGCCCTCGGCTATGTCCAGGAACGCAAGCAGTTCGGCAAGGCGATCGCCGACTTCCAGGGACTGCAGTTCATGATCGCCGACATGGGCATGAAGCTGGAGGCGGCCCGGCAGCTGACCTACGTCGCCGCCGCCAAGTCCGAGCGCAAGGATGCCGACCTGACCTACTTCGGCGCCGCGGCCAAGTGCTTCGCCTCCGATGTGGCGATGGAGATCACCACCGACGCGGTGCAGTTGCTGGGAGGTTACGGCTACACCAAGGACTACCCGGTCGAGCGGATGATGCGCGATGCCAAGATCACCCAGATCTACGAGGGGACGAACCAGGTGCAGCGGATCGTGATGGCCCGGCAGTTGTTGGCAGGTCTGCCGAAGGTCTGA
- a CDS encoding EI24 domain-containing protein: MNAIGSGLSCLLRGAGWILRRPKLFGLGAIPPLITSVLLIGVVISMFFWVPPLADRLTGFAAGWAPWLDTTVQVVASILLFAGILVVLVVAFSSLTLLLGGPFYERIAAAVETELGGAPAGRAVEIGVGRSIGQSIIVVVLSLLGTVLAFVLGLVPAVGTAAGLVVNALVGGWLIALELVGQPAASRGLGTLRERSAMMKSNRLAVWGFGVPAFWLLAIPFVSVIAFPAAAAGGVLLTRKLHAEPWTLSTASAAAAPSPARPRA, encoded by the coding sequence ATGAATGCGATCGGTTCCGGCCTGAGTTGCCTGCTGCGCGGCGCGGGGTGGATCCTGCGCCGACCCAAGCTCTTCGGGCTCGGGGCGATCCCGCCGCTGATCACCTCGGTGCTACTGATCGGGGTCGTGATCAGCATGTTCTTCTGGGTGCCGCCGCTGGCCGATCGACTCACCGGTTTCGCCGCCGGCTGGGCGCCGTGGCTCGACACCACCGTGCAGGTGGTGGCCTCGATCCTGCTCTTCGCCGGCATCCTGGTTGTGCTGGTGGTCGCCTTCTCCTCCCTCACCTTGTTGCTGGGCGGGCCGTTCTACGAGCGGATCGCCGCCGCAGTGGAGACCGAGCTCGGTGGCGCCCCGGCCGGCAGGGCGGTCGAGATCGGCGTCGGGCGTTCGATCGGACAGTCGATCATCGTGGTCGTGCTCAGCCTGCTCGGCACCGTGCTCGCGTTCGTCCTCGGCCTGGTCCCGGCGGTGGGTACGGCCGCCGGACTGGTGGTCAATGCGTTGGTGGGTGGCTGGTTGATCGCGCTCGAACTGGTCGGCCAACCGGCCGCCTCCCGAGGCCTCGGCACGCTCCGGGAACGGAGCGCCATGATGAAAAGCAACCGGCTGGCGGTCTGGGGCTTCGGCGTACCGGCCTTCTGGTTGTTGGCGATCCCGTTCGTCTCGGTGATCGCCTTCCCGGCTGCGGCAGCCGGAGGGGTCTTGCTCACCCGCAAACTGCACGCCGAGCCGTGGACCCTGTCCACCGCATCGGCCGCCGCGGCGCCGAGTCCGGCCCGCCCGCGGGCCTGA